Proteins encoded by one window of Gambusia affinis linkage group LG17, SWU_Gaff_1.0, whole genome shotgun sequence:
- the LOC122847002 gene encoding MAM domain-containing protein 2-like encodes MAFLLRKKAAMLQIYLLAVVAAVRAHSRLLPGSCNFESNTCGYTSDADFSIWTLHRDGHFVAVETVSDDVEGSSGSGVEPKREVTGVLLSPSLEHDEWSCVRLVYQITGSGHLEVLRRSEERSFDTPLWSSRTPSDSWVIASVDLHNASEPFRIVIHGGTGASAGSSVAIFEIHITPGYCLECDFEEPHLCGYNNQWNVNVNWYVGGGGVQLVHNEMPDDHTYHNKTGHFMYVDSSYAKTFKEVAKLVSPMATTPMSGCLSFQYQRSEERGNMFAVFTRDRLGQYQELWKAEPDNRVDFVSPPGEWIPVQVDLKAPHPVQVVFEVGFNSPRGGHVALDDISFSPEFCNKDTEPTFDPSIANCDFESGLCLYTQDRSVASSWRRASVKPNIFRNGDHTTGAGSFLLAHSRLGPRSGYVSSVMSPILPGNTRFCLRFYFSLRGFNQTEQALVVYLLQQGGRQEKIWTQAEKSRGIWISADVTFQTSQPAKMAFVSTCRSFWDCGSVALDDISLNLGDCELTAGFLPGHCDFEAGLCGYSQDKHRDAAAWHQRRGHTPTSYTGPRGDHTTGLGYYMYIEASPMLPGQSARLRSRPVRGTRGPQCLRFFYHMYGSGTGKLRVLADKDGEEVLLWQRSGEQSIAWLRAQVEYQSQSHHQIVFEATRGSSVRSDIAIDDIMLDSGPCPETEVGVAVGSSNEIE; translated from the exons GACATTTTGTTGCCGTGGAAACCGTGAGCGACGATGTGGAGGGCAGCTCAGGTTCTGGTGTCGAACCAAAGAGAGAAGTGACCGGAGTTCTGCTGAGCCCGTCCCTGGAGCACGACGAGTGGAGCTGCGTGCGGCTGGTGTACCAGATCACCGGGTCGGGTCACCTGGAGGTTCTGCGGCGCAGCGAGGAGCGGAGCTTCGACACGCCGCTGTGGAGCAGCAGGACGCCATCAGACAGCTGGGTCATCGCCAGCGTGGATCTGCACAACGCCTCGGAGCCGTtcagg ATTGTGATCCACGGTGGGACTGGAGCGAGCGCAGGGAGCAGCGTGGCCATCTTTGAGATCCACATCACCCCCGGATACTGCCTGG AGTGTGATTTTGAGGAGCCTCACCTGTGCGGCTACAACAACCAGTGGAACGTAAACGTGAACTGGTACGTTGGCGGCGGCGGCGTCCAGCTGGTTCACAACGAGATGCCGGACGATCACACATACCACAACAAGACAG GTCACTTCATGTACGTGGACTCCAGCTACGCCAAGACGTTCAAGGAGGTCGCCAAGCTGGTCTCTCCCATGGCCACGACGCCGATGTCCGGCTGCCTGAGCTTCCAGTACCAGCGAAGCGAGGAAAGAGGGAACATGTTCGCCGTTTTCACCCGGGACCGCCTGGGCCAGTACCAGGAGCTGTGGAAAGCCGAGCCCGACAACCGGGTCGACTTCGTCAGCCCCCCAGGAGAGTGGATCCCCGTGCAGGTGGACCTGAAGGCTCCACATCCTGTTCAG GTGGTTTTTGAAGTGGGCTTTAACAGCCCGAGAGGCGGACATGTTGCTCTGGACGACATTTCCTTTTCTCCAGAGTTTTGCAACAAAGACACAG AGCCCACCTTCGATCCGTCCATCGCCAACTGTGATTTTGAATCTGGTCTCTGCCTCTACACCCAGGACCGGAGCGTCGCGTCGTCTTGGAGAAGAGCGTCGGTGAAACCCAACATATTCAGGAATGGAGACCACACCACAGGAGCAG GGTCCTTCCTGTTGGCTCACTCCCGGCTGGGCCCGCGCTCCGGCTACGTTAGCAGCGTGATGAGCCCCATCCTGCCGGGGAACACCAGGTTCTGCCTCAGGTTCTACTTCTCTCTGAGAG GTTTCAACCAGACGGAGCAGGCGCTGGTGGTTTACCTGCTGCAGCAGGGAGGCCGGCAGGAGAAGATCTGGACCCAGGCCGAAAAGTCCAGGGGAATCTGGATCTCAGCAGACGTGACCTTCCAGACGTCGCAGCCGGCCAAG ATGGCGTTCGTCAGCACCTGCAGGAGTTTCTGGGACTGCGGCTCCGTGGCGCTGGACGACATCAGCCTGAACCTGGGAGACTGCGAGCTGACGGCCG GCTTCCTGCCTGGTCACTGTGACTTTGAGGCCGGACTCTGCGGATACTCCCAGGACAAACACAGGGACGCTGCCGCCTGGCACCAGAGGAGGGGCCACACTCCCACCTCCTACACGGGCCCCAGAGGGGACCACACCACAGGACTCG GGTACTACATGTACATCGAGGCGTCGCCCATGCTGCCGGGTCAGAGCGCGCGGCTGCGGTCCCGTCCCGTCCGGGGAACCCGGGGCCCTCAGTGTCTCCGGTTCTTCTACCACATGTACGGGTCGGGAACCGGGAAGCTCCGGGTGCTCGCCGACAAGGACGGAGAGGAagtgttgctatggcaacggaGCGGCGAGCAAAGCATCGCCTGGCTGAGAGCCCAAGTGGAATACCAGAGCCAGAGTCACCATCAG attgtgTTTGAAGCGACTCGCGGTTCTTCAGTCAGGAGCGACATCGCCATCGATGACATCATGTTGGACAGCGGTCCTTGCCCAG AGACGGAGGTCGGCGTCGCCGTGGGGAGCTCCAACGAGATTGAGTAG